From Serratia fonticola:
CGCGATCGATGAACGTATGGTGGCGCAACAGGCAAGCTATAGCCACCCAATGCCGATCCAACTGAAAAAAGAGATTCTGGGGATGTGCCAAGGGCAGCAGACCACGCTTTCTGCCGTAGGACGGTTGGATGCCCAGTTGGGCACGCTGTTCGGTGAAGCGGTGCTGGGGCTGTTAAAGCAAACCGGTATTCCTGCCCATGAAATCACCGCCATTGGCTGTCATGGCCAAACGGTGTGGCATGAACCGGAGGGCGAGACGCGCTTTTCGATGCAGCTTGGGGACAATAACCGGGTGGCGGCATTGACCAATATCACTACCGTGGGGGATTTTCGCCGCCGTGATATGGCCTATGGTGGCCAAGGCGCGCCCTTGGTTCCCGCGTTTCATCAGGCTTTGTTGGCTCACCCAACCGAGCGCCGTATGGTGCTGAATATTGGCGGCATCGCCAACCTGTCACTGCTACTGCCCGGCGCACCGGTGCGCGGTTTTGATACCGGGCCGGGGAATATGCTGCTGGATGCGTGGGTATGGCGCCACCGCTCAAAACCTTTTGATAAAGACGGCCTTTGGGCGATGGAAGGGCGCGTCTGCTTACCGCTATTGCAACAGATGTTGGCCGATCCTTATTTCGCCTTACCGGCACCGAAAAGTACCGGTCGGGAATATTTCAATATCAGTTGGCTGGAAAAACAGCTGGCGACGTTGCCAGGGTTAACTCCGGTGGATGTGATGAGCACGCTGGTGGAGCTGACCGCCACCACCATCTGCGAGCAGGTGATGCTGGCTGGGGGCTGCGAGCGGCTGCTGGTCTGCGGTGGTGGTGCCCGTAATCCACTGCTGATGGCGCGAATGTCCGCTTTACTGCCGGGGACCGAGGTGGCTACCACCGATCACTTTGGAGTCAGTGGGGATGACATGGAGGCGTTAGCCTTCGCCTGGCTGGCATTCCGGACCATTTCCGGTCTGCCGGGAAATCTGCCCTCGGTTACCGGTGCCAGTTGTGAAACTCTGCTGGGTGGGATTTATCCGGTTTTGCCGTTGGGCTACCGCTAGCTCTGTTAGGATAAAGAAAGGGTTAATATCTTAAGGAGCACCAGATGAAAAAAATAGCGATGGTTGTCGGGGTTCTCGTGTTGGCGGGTTGCAGTTACGTAGTCCCGCAAAAAAGCGAAACGCTGCACTATCAATGCGGAACGACGCCGCTCACCGTAGAGCTCAATGGTGAAGAGAGCACGGTCAGCTTCCTGATGGACGGCGAACAGCTGAAGCTGAAACAGGTGCTGGCGGCGTCCGGTGCCAAATACAGCGACGGTAAATATACCTTCTGGTCGAAAGGGCCAAATGCCTTTATCGAGCGCAATGATAAAGTGATCATGAGCGACTGCGTGCTGGCTCAAGACGCGAACCACGCTTAATACCGCGCCACTGAAGCCTGAGGCAGGTGGGAGTTGTGCAGGTTAGCCGACCGTTGAGCGCAAGGATGCGCGATATGAGCCTCCAAGGATGGATTTACGGCGTGTCGGCGTTCTGCATGACTCTCACCTGTTGCATTATCGGGGGAGCTATTTGCTAGCTGAATGATTGAGATCCTGCTGCTACAGGCGCAGAATATGACAACGAATTTACCGCTTGGTTGCTAATCCAGATGACTGATAATAATGAGTTTGATGTGGCGGATCTGCGCCGTGAATATACCCGTGGCGGTCTGCGCCGTAACGATCTGACTGCCAACCCCCTGGATTTGTTCGAACGCTGGCTCAAACAGGCTTGTGAGGCGCGTCTGGCCGATCCTACCGCCATGTGCGTCGCTACCGTGGACGAGCAGGGGCAGCCTTTCCAACGCATCGTGTTGCTAAAGCACTTCGATGACCAGGGCCTGGTGTTTTATACCAACCTGGGCAGCCGCAAAGCGCAACAACTGGCGCAAAACCCGCATATCAGCCTGCTGTTCCCGTGGCATATGCTGGATCGCCAGGTGATCTTCCTCGGCAAGGCCGAGCGGCTGTCAACGCTGGAAGTGATGAAGTATTTCAACAGTCGGCCCAAAGACAGCCAGATCGGCGCTTGGGTGTCGCAACAGTCAACACGCATTTCTGCCCGTGGCATCCTCGAAAGCAAGTTCCTCGAACTGAAGCAAAAGTTCCAGCAAGGGGAAGTGCCATTGCCCAGTTTCTGGGGCGGTTTCCGCGTCAGATTCGACTC
This genomic window contains:
- the anmK gene encoding anhydro-N-acetylmuramic acid kinase, with translation MKSGRYIGVMSGTSLDGIDVVLAAIDERMVAQQASYSHPMPIQLKKEILGMCQGQQTTLSAVGRLDAQLGTLFGEAVLGLLKQTGIPAHEITAIGCHGQTVWHEPEGETRFSMQLGDNNRVAALTNITTVGDFRRRDMAYGGQGAPLVPAFHQALLAHPTERRMVLNIGGIANLSLLLPGAPVRGFDTGPGNMLLDAWVWRHRSKPFDKDGLWAMEGRVCLPLLQQMLADPYFALPAPKSTGREYFNISWLEKQLATLPGLTPVDVMSTLVELTATTICEQVMLAGGCERLLVCGGGARNPLLMARMSALLPGTEVATTDHFGVSGDDMEALAFAWLAFRTISGLPGNLPSVTGASCETLLGGIYPVLPLGYR
- a CDS encoding MliC family protein, whose translation is MKKIAMVVGVLVLAGCSYVVPQKSETLHYQCGTTPLTVELNGEESTVSFLMDGEQLKLKQVLAASGAKYSDGKYTFWSKGPNAFIERNDKVIMSDCVLAQDANHA
- the pdxH gene encoding pyridoxamine 5'-phosphate oxidase; amino-acid sequence: MTDNNEFDVADLRREYTRGGLRRNDLTANPLDLFERWLKQACEARLADPTAMCVATVDEQGQPFQRIVLLKHFDDQGLVFYTNLGSRKAQQLAQNPHISLLFPWHMLDRQVIFLGKAERLSTLEVMKYFNSRPKDSQIGAWVSQQSTRISARGILESKFLELKQKFQQGEVPLPSFWGGFRVRFDSVEFWQGGAHRLHDRFLYQREGNDWKIDRLAP